A single genomic interval of Pyrus communis chromosome 7, drPyrComm1.1, whole genome shotgun sequence harbors:
- the LOC137739309 gene encoding GCN5-related N-acetyltransferase 5, chloroplastic-like yields the protein MAWLLAKSFAESMFLPSGYVSVLGCLVKQYLFERMELLPNTVTLITFYRRRKEKDKEEEEQRLEEVEEEEDEVELLAGTVEVCFNKKGVVASPPTPTPPKNSPYISNMVMKKLLRRRGIGWHLLKASMELISQMSSSREVYLHCRMIDTAPFNMYKKARYDIVKMDTILVLLLLQRRKHLMCKKLPVLTNFSESDTFCSQEELTP from the exons ATGGCTTGGTTGCTCGCTAAGTCGTTTGCAGAGTCCATGTTTTTGCCTTCTGGGTATGTGTCTGTGTTGGGCTGCTTGGTCAAGCAGTACTTGTTTGAAAGAATGGAGCTTCTTCCCAACACCGTCACGCTCATCACGTTttacagaagaagaaaagaaaaggacaaagaagaagaagaacagcgactggaagaagtagaagaagaagaagatgaagttgaGCTTTTGGCGGGGACTGTGGAAGTTTGCTTTAACAAAAAGGGTGTCGTTGCCTCTCCTCCTACACCAACTCCTCCCAAGAATTCACCTTATATTAGTAACATGGTGATGAAAAAATTGCTTCGGAG GAGGGGCATTGGATGGCATCTTTTGAAGGCAAGCATGGAACTAATCTCGCAGATGAGTTCCTCAAGAGAGGTGTACTTGCATTGTAGGATGATTGATACAGCTCCATTCAACATGTATAAAAAAGCAAGATACGACATTGTAAAGATGGATACCATTTTGGTTTTGTTGCTGTTGCAGAGGCGCAAGCACTTAATGTGCAAGAAACTTCCAGTCTTAACCAACTTTTCAGAATCGGATACGTTCTGTTCACAAGAGGAATTAACACCATGA
- the LOC137739382 gene encoding mini zinc finger protein 2, giving the protein MRKRQVVLRRTEQASASSFTVVRYGECQKNHAAAVGGYAVDGCREFMASNGEEGTTAALTCAACGCHRNFHRREVETVCECSSPSSNGA; this is encoded by the coding sequence ATGAGGAAGCGGCAAGTAGTTTTGAGAAGAACAGAACAAGCTTCAGCATCATCTTTCACCGTCGTGAGATACGGAGAGTGCCAGAAGAACCATGCTGCTGCGGTCGGAGGCTACGCTGTTGACGGATGCAGAGAGTTCATGGCAAGTAACGGAGAGGAGGGAACAACTGCTGCACTCACCTGTGCTGCTTGTGGCTGCCACAGGAACTTCCACAGACGAGAAGTCGAGACTGTCTGCGAGTGCTCTTCGCCTTCTTCAAATGGTgcctaa